In Brachypodium distachyon strain Bd21 chromosome 2, Brachypodium_distachyon_v3.0, whole genome shotgun sequence, one genomic interval encodes:
- the LOC100843654 gene encoding outer envelope protein 80, chloroplastic isoform X1, whose product MGAQQSVNAGKAKVDVHVDLTNMLCEALLLPPVRSSSASISQIVGRISLKHPSLFGRSEKLDVILDKGINDSNVVVAFRRPRPEWLSQQSFVIQHSMTPEIAVHGFPADNFTRSGSRGVNLSRLSLGVELNEPTTSNWTSGTSVKFEHIRPVNNDGRSIARDHDGFPLTCSGNLHDNMIILKQESGYADVNDNSFLKVNFQMEQGLPLVPKSLTFNRVKCAVSKGIKLGPTFLVTSLTGGSIVGDMAPYQAFAIGGLGSVRGYGEGAVGSGRLCLIANCEYTVPLAKHLEGSIFMDCGSDLGSARHVPGNPALRQGKPGFGAGFGYGVHFNTDLGQIRVDYAMNAFSRKTIYFGINSSARS is encoded by the exons ATGGGAGCTCAGCAGAGCGTCAATGCGGGGAAAG CCAAGGTGGATGTGCACGTCGACCTCACAAACATGCTGTGCGAGGCGCTCCTGCTGCCGCCCGTGAG GAGCTCCAGCGCCTCCATCTCGCAAATCGTCGGAAG GATCTCCCTCAAACATCCAAGCCTATTCGGGAGGAGTGAGAAGTTGGACGTGATATTGGATAAGGGTATTAACGACTCCAATGTTGTTGTTGCCTTTAGACGCCCAAGGCCTGAATGGTTATCACAACAATCGTTTGTCATTCAG CACTCAATGACACCAGAAATTGCGGTGCATGGTTTTCCGGCGGACAACTTCACACGGTCAGGCAGCAGAGGGGTAAATCTAAGCCGGTTGTCACTTGGCGTGGAGCTGAATGAACCAACAACATCAAACTGGACTTCTGGAACCAGTGTTAAGTTTGAG CATATTCGTCCTGTTAATAATGACGGACGCTCCATAGCCAGGGACCACGATGGTTTTCCTCTAACGTGCAG TGGTAATCTCcatgacaacatgattatCTTGAAGCAAGAGTCTGGTTACGCAGATGTTAATGATAATAGTTTCTTAAAA GTTAACTTCCAAATGGAACAAGGATTGCCACTTGTACCAAAATCGCTGACCTTCAACAGAGTTAAATGTGCTGTTTCGAAAGGCATTAAATTGGGGCCAACCTTTTTGGTTACTAG CTTGACAGGCGGTTCCATTGTTGGCGACATGGCACCATACCAAGCATTTGCAATAGGTGGACTTGGTAGCGTCCGGGGTTATGGTGAGGGTGCTGTTGGTTCAGGAAGATTGTGCCTCATTGCTAACTGCGAGTATACAGTTCCTCTG GCAAAGCATCTCGAAGGTTCTATTTTCATGGATTGTGGCAGTGACTTAGGGTCTGCTCGTCATGTTCCTG GCAACCCAGCTCTAAGGCAAGGGAAACCGGGATTTGGTGCTGGGTTTGGATACGGAGTCCACTTTAACACAGACCTAGGTCAGATTCGAGTCGACTATGCGATGAACGCCTTCAGTCGCAAGACCATCTACTTTGGCATCAACAGTAGCGCTAGATCGTAG
- the LOC100843964 gene encoding general transcription factor IIF subunit 2 — protein sequence MGEEAKYLETARADRSVWLMKCPPVVSQAWQGASASSGDGNPNPVVAKVVLSLDPLSSAEPSIKFKMEMAQTRDITCNLPKSYSLNMFKDFVPMCVFSEANQGKLSCEGKVEHKFDMEPHKDNLINYAKLCRERTQKSMVKTRKVQVLDNDHGMSMRPLPGMVGLIPSGSSKEKRKPTPTKPSDVKRTRRDRRELENIIFKLFEKQPNWALKALVQETDQPEQFLKEILNDLCMYNKRGPNQGTHELKPEYKKSSEDAEAS from the exons ATGGGCGAGGAGGCCAAGTACCTggagacggcgcgggcggaCCGCTCCGTGTGGCTCATGAAGTGCCCCCCCGTCGTCTCCCAAGCCTGGCAGGGCGCCTCCGCGTCCTCCGGGGATGGGAACCCTAACCCGGTCGTCGCCAAGGTCGTGCTCTCCCTCGACCCCCTCAGCTCCGCGGAGCCCTCCATCAAG TTCAAGATGGAGATGGCACAAACTAGGGATATCACTTGCAATTTACCGAAGAGTTACTCCTTGAATATGTTCAAGGATTTTGTACCGATGTGTGTTTTCTCTGAGGCTAATCAAG GAAAACTCTCATGTGAAGGAAAAGTCGAGCATAAATTTGACATGGAGCCTCACAAAGATAATTTAATAAACTATGCAAAATTATGCCGTGAAAGAACACAGAAGTCCATGGTTAAAACTAGAAAAGTGCAG GTACTTGATAATGACCACGGAATGAGCATGAGACCCTTGCCTGGCATGGTTGGTCTGATACCTTCTGGTTCTTCAAAG GAGAAGAGAAAGCCAACACCAACAAAACCATCTGATGTCAAAAGGACACGTAGGGATCGTCGCGAACTGGAAAATATTATCTTCAAGCTTTTTGAAAAGCAGCCTAATTGGGCTCTAAAGGCACTAGTGCAAGAAACTGACCAGCCAGAG CAATTCCTGAAGGAGATATTGAACGATCTTTGTATGTACAACAAACGAGGACCGAACCAGGGAACACACGAGCTCAAGCCTGAGTACAAGAAATCGTCAGAGGACGCTGAGGCTTCCTGA
- the LOC100836240 gene encoding protein LURP-one-related 5: protein MKRVVVVGEEEKYCEGEDRELTVRKTTLFSPGDGRLEAYDHRTGALAFRAETYGRGGACGGGAAAGDLALLGGGEEPVLTVRRRRPSLHHRWDGFLGDGAAAGQKPLFSARRSSILGGAGAGVLVDLLSPTPAMEFRVEGSFPRRCCRVVSVPSAAAGGEEEEEVVVAEVRRKVVDEGAHVVLGRDVFVLWVRAGFDAAFAMGIVLVLDRITGDEVDGDGLLESTSPVL from the coding sequence ATGAagcgggtggtggtggtgggggaggaggagaagtaCTGCGAGGGGGAGGACAGGGAGCTGACGGTGCGGAAGACGACGCTCTTCTCGCCGGGGGACGGGCGGCTGGAGGCGTACGACCACCGCACGGGGGCGCTGGCGTTCCGGGCCGAGACGTACGGCCGCGGGGgcgcctgcggcggcggcgcggcggcgggggacctcgcgctgctgggcggcggcgaggagcccGTGCTcaccgtgcgccgccgccgccccagccTGCACCACCGCTGGGACGGCTTcctcggggacggcgccgcggccggccaGAAGCCGCTCTTCTCGGCCCGCCGCTCATCGATCCTCggcggggccggggccggcgTCCTCGTCGACCTCCTCTCCCCCACCCCCGCCATGGAGTTCCGCGTCGAGGGGTCATTCCCGAGGCGCTGCTGCCGCGTGGTGTCCGTgccctctgccgcggcaggcggggaggaggaggaggaggtggtggtggcggaggtCCGGAGGAAGGTGGTGGACGAGGGCGCGCACGTGGTGCTCGGGCGGGACGTGTTCGTGCTGTGGGTGCGGGCGGGGTTCGACGCCGCCTTCGCCATGGGGATCGTGCTCGTGCTCGACCGGATCACCGGCGACGAGGTCGACGGCGATGGCCTCCTCGAATCCACATCGCCCGTACTGTAG
- the LOC100843654 gene encoding outer envelope protein 80, chloroplastic isoform X2: protein MGAQQSVNAGKAKVDVHVDLTNMLCEALLLPPVRSSSASISQIVGRISLKHPSLFGRSEKLDVILDKGINDSNVVVAFRRPRPEWLSQQSFVIQHSMTPEIAVHGFPADNFTRSGSRGVNLSRLSLGVELNEPTTSNWTSGTSVKFEHIRPVNNDGRSIARDHDGFPLTCSGNLHDNMIILKQESGYADVNDNSFLKVNFQMEQGLPLVPKSLTFNRVKCAVSKGIKLGPTFLVTSLTGGSIVGDMAPYQAFAIGGLGSVRGYGEGAVGSGRLCLIANCEYTVPLAKHLEGSIFMDCGSDLGSARHVPGNPALRQGKPGFGAGFGYGVHFNTDLAC, encoded by the exons ATGGGAGCTCAGCAGAGCGTCAATGCGGGGAAAG CCAAGGTGGATGTGCACGTCGACCTCACAAACATGCTGTGCGAGGCGCTCCTGCTGCCGCCCGTGAG GAGCTCCAGCGCCTCCATCTCGCAAATCGTCGGAAG GATCTCCCTCAAACATCCAAGCCTATTCGGGAGGAGTGAGAAGTTGGACGTGATATTGGATAAGGGTATTAACGACTCCAATGTTGTTGTTGCCTTTAGACGCCCAAGGCCTGAATGGTTATCACAACAATCGTTTGTCATTCAG CACTCAATGACACCAGAAATTGCGGTGCATGGTTTTCCGGCGGACAACTTCACACGGTCAGGCAGCAGAGGGGTAAATCTAAGCCGGTTGTCACTTGGCGTGGAGCTGAATGAACCAACAACATCAAACTGGACTTCTGGAACCAGTGTTAAGTTTGAG CATATTCGTCCTGTTAATAATGACGGACGCTCCATAGCCAGGGACCACGATGGTTTTCCTCTAACGTGCAG TGGTAATCTCcatgacaacatgattatCTTGAAGCAAGAGTCTGGTTACGCAGATGTTAATGATAATAGTTTCTTAAAA GTTAACTTCCAAATGGAACAAGGATTGCCACTTGTACCAAAATCGCTGACCTTCAACAGAGTTAAATGTGCTGTTTCGAAAGGCATTAAATTGGGGCCAACCTTTTTGGTTACTAG CTTGACAGGCGGTTCCATTGTTGGCGACATGGCACCATACCAAGCATTTGCAATAGGTGGACTTGGTAGCGTCCGGGGTTATGGTGAGGGTGCTGTTGGTTCAGGAAGATTGTGCCTCATTGCTAACTGCGAGTATACAGTTCCTCTG GCAAAGCATCTCGAAGGTTCTATTTTCATGGATTGTGGCAGTGACTTAGGGTCTGCTCGTCATGTTCCTG GCAACCCAGCTCTAAGGCAAGGGAAACCGGGATTTGGTGCTGGGTTTGGATACGGAGTCCACTTTAACACAGACCTAG CATGTTGA